A region of Deinococcus rubellus DNA encodes the following proteins:
- a CDS encoding ABC transporter permease encodes MTTVTPGSTVSTKNQGQLSVAIQQFRKNGVAKFGGVVLILLYVMALFGGFLAPDGLSNYSTTNLTPFHPPTPVHFFSNGSISRPYVNNYSQQLNMTTFINEYKPTAEKCPIYFGVSGETYKILGVIPASLHLFGTNNPNCKVYLFGGDGLGRDLLSRTMYASQISLTIGVLSVLVATIIGMIMGSISAYFGGTVDNLIQRLIEVIASIPYLFLVILLRSIFPANLNPILVLYVILGILAFISWGGLARVVRGQLLSVREQDYVSAATALGASSGRVMFRHMLPSMTSYLIINLSLAIPGFILLESGLSFLGIGAVEPYASWGSLLTQAQEGGFASITQRPWVLIPGFFIVATVMCFQLLGDGLRDAFDPRKRQ; translated from the coding sequence ATGACGACAGTCACTCCAGGGTCCACAGTCAGCACTAAAAATCAAGGTCAGCTCTCGGTTGCTATTCAGCAGTTCAGAAAAAATGGTGTCGCCAAGTTTGGGGGAGTGGTCCTCATCTTGCTCTATGTCATGGCCCTCTTCGGAGGTTTTCTGGCTCCCGATGGCCTTTCCAACTACAGCACGACCAACTTGACACCTTTCCATCCTCCAACTCCCGTTCATTTCTTCTCAAATGGCAGTATATCTCGCCCGTATGTAAACAATTACAGTCAGCAGCTTAATATGACCACGTTCATTAACGAATATAAACCGACTGCCGAGAAATGTCCGATTTATTTCGGGGTTTCAGGAGAAACGTATAAAATATTAGGAGTCATACCAGCAAGTCTGCACTTGTTCGGGACCAATAATCCCAATTGCAAAGTCTATTTGTTTGGAGGAGATGGTTTGGGGCGCGATCTCCTCTCACGAACAATGTACGCTTCGCAAATTTCACTTACGATTGGTGTTCTCTCCGTTCTTGTCGCCACAATTATCGGGATGATCATGGGGTCGATTTCCGCCTACTTTGGCGGCACAGTGGACAACCTTATTCAGCGTCTTATTGAAGTGATCGCCTCTATCCCTTACCTCTTCTTGGTCATTCTCCTGCGGTCCATTTTTCCAGCCAATCTCAACCCCATTCTGGTCCTGTACGTCATTCTGGGTATTCTGGCGTTTATCAGTTGGGGCGGCCTTGCGCGCGTGGTGCGCGGCCAGCTTCTCAGTGTTCGCGAACAGGATTACGTCTCAGCAGCAACGGCGCTGGGCGCATCAAGCGGACGGGTGATGTTTCGCCACATGCTGCCGTCGATGACCAGTTACCTGATTATCAACCTGAGTTTGGCTATTCCCGGTTTTATCCTGCTCGAATCCGGCCTGAGCTTTCTGGGCATTGGCGCAGTCGAGCCTTACGCTTCCTGGGGCAGTCTACTCACCCAGGCCCAGGAAGGCGGCTTCGCGTCGATCACCCAGCGGCCCTGGGTGCTGATTCCCGGCTTTTTCATTGTGGCCACCGTGATGTGTTTTCAGCTTCTCGGTGACGGTCTGCGCGACGCCTTCGATCCCCGCAAGCGCCAGTAA
- a CDS encoding ABC transporter permease, translating to MVLFLLRRFLNSIPTLILASMLIFFIIQLAPGDFLTPARLNPNISPQQLETLRHNFGLDQPPILQYFSWIKNVVQGDLGLSFQYQQPVLAVAWPRIVNSLYLVLLYLIIFYVIAIPLGVYGAVRQYTIGDKISSTIMYFLLGFPSFFLALIVLFGIVQLRFATGWQFPTGGMTSDNHDSLSLGMKFWDILKHIALPALVVAVGDVAGFTRILRGQMLEYLRADFVRTARSKGATEFSVIYKHTLRNAIIPFVAGLGSQLPALISGAGFVEVVFAYPGITPMLLDSINARDLYLIAGFNILTVALLIIGNALSDILLGIVDPRIRYS from the coding sequence TTGGTACTCTTCCTCTTACGCCGGTTTCTCAATTCGATTCCGACCCTGATCTTGGCCAGCATGCTGATCTTTTTTATCATTCAGCTGGCTCCTGGCGATTTCCTGACGCCCGCACGGCTGAACCCGAATATTTCTCCTCAACAGCTTGAAACCTTGCGGCACAACTTCGGTCTGGACCAGCCTCCTATCCTGCAATACTTCTCCTGGATCAAGAACGTGGTGCAGGGAGATCTGGGGCTTTCCTTTCAGTACCAGCAGCCGGTACTGGCCGTCGCATGGCCACGTATCGTCAATTCTCTTTATCTGGTACTTCTCTACTTAATCATTTTTTACGTTATCGCCATTCCTCTAGGAGTTTATGGTGCTGTGCGTCAGTACACAATTGGCGACAAGATCAGCAGCACCATCATGTACTTTCTATTGGGCTTTCCCAGTTTCTTCCTGGCCCTGATCGTTCTCTTTGGAATTGTGCAACTGCGTTTTGCAACAGGCTGGCAGTTTCCAACTGGCGGAATGACCAGCGACAACCATGATTCTTTGAGCCTAGGAATGAAGTTCTGGGATATCTTGAAACATATCGCGCTACCCGCCCTGGTGGTCGCCGTGGGAGATGTAGCGGGGTTCACAAGAATTTTGCGGGGGCAGATGCTGGAATACCTGCGGGCCGATTTTGTGAGAACAGCCCGTTCCAAGGGAGCCACCGAATTCTCAGTCATTTACAAACACACGCTTCGCAATGCCATCATCCCGTTTGTCGCTGGGCTGGGCAGTCAACTGCCTGCCCTCATTAGCGGCGCTGGCTTTGTCGAGGTTGTGTTCGCTTACCCTGGGATTACCCCGATGCTGCTCGACTCAATCAACGCCCGCGATCTGTATCTGATTGCAGGCTTCAACATTCTCACAGTCGCCCTGCTCATTATCGGCAACGCTCTGAGCGATATCTTGCTCGGTATAGTTGATCCACGGATTCGCTACTCATGA
- the secG gene encoding preprotein translocase subunit SecG — protein sequence MTALLSIFIALFALVCVGLVFFVLLQVPKQAGLSASLASGGDLFGGRGVEGGLIRISSVLGGFFMLLALLINILSH from the coding sequence ATGACCGCACTGCTTTCCATCTTTATCGCTCTGTTCGCGCTCGTCTGCGTCGGACTGGTTTTCTTCGTGCTGCTGCAAGTGCCCAAGCAGGCCGGACTCTCGGCCAGCCTGGCGTCGGGCGGCGACCTCTTCGGCGGGCGCGGCGTCGAGGGCGGACTGATCCGCATCAGCAGTGTGCTGGGCGGTTTCTTCATGTTGCTGGCGCTGCTGATCAACATTCTCTCACACTGA
- the purD gene encoding phosphoribosylamine--glycine ligase has translation MKVLVVGGGGREHAIVEALGRAQSVSEILCTPGNPGMAQQARLIPGDQSPDSVTALALVERADLVIVGPEAPLAAGVVDALQAAGLAAFGPTRAAARIEGDKVWSKAFMRRHGIPTARHRSFAGLDAALSYAAAQPLPLVVKDAGLRAGKGVTIAHTPSEAEAALRSIFEVPDAQTVIEEFMTGQEVTVLAFCDGVRAVMLPPAQDHKTIFAGDVGPMTGGMGVICPFPISEADLSQVQTGILDVTLRGMSQEGFPYVGVLYAGLMLTGEGPKVVEFNARFGDPEAEAVLPLLDSDLAEIALACVRGELIAQQVRFREEASAVIILAAPGYPATPQTGIPLTLPAVSEGEHIFQAGTALDAGQLVSSGGRVLAVQASAPTLDAALGRAYRLADAAHFAGAQMRRDIGARIGARPDSPPQVVSPETAG, from the coding sequence GTGAAGGTGCTGGTCGTCGGCGGCGGCGGGCGCGAACACGCCATCGTGGAGGCGCTGGGCCGTGCACAAAGCGTCAGCGAGATTCTCTGCACGCCCGGCAATCCCGGTATGGCCCAGCAGGCCCGCCTGATTCCCGGCGATCAATCGCCCGACTCGGTCACGGCCCTGGCCCTCGTCGAGCGGGCCGATCTGGTCATTGTCGGTCCCGAAGCGCCGCTGGCCGCCGGGGTGGTGGATGCTCTGCAAGCGGCGGGTCTGGCCGCCTTCGGCCCCACGCGGGCGGCGGCGCGCATCGAGGGCGACAAGGTCTGGAGTAAGGCGTTCATGCGGCGTCACGGCATCCCGACGGCCCGCCACCGCAGCTTCGCCGGGCTGGACGCAGCCCTGAGCTACGCCGCCGCCCAGCCACTGCCGCTGGTCGTCAAGGATGCGGGCCTGCGTGCCGGAAAAGGCGTGACCATCGCCCACACCCCTTCGGAGGCCGAGGCGGCGCTGCGCTCCATCTTCGAGGTGCCGGACGCCCAGACCGTCATTGAGGAGTTTATGACTGGCCAGGAAGTCACGGTGCTGGCCTTCTGCGACGGAGTGAGGGCTGTGATGCTGCCGCCTGCCCAGGACCACAAGACCATCTTCGCGGGTGATGTCGGCCCGATGACCGGCGGCATGGGCGTGATCTGCCCGTTTCCCATCTCGGAAGCTGACCTCAGCCAGGTGCAGACCGGGATTCTGGACGTGACCCTGCGCGGGATGAGTCAGGAAGGTTTTCCCTACGTGGGCGTGCTGTACGCCGGGCTGATGCTGACTGGCGAGGGCCCGAAGGTGGTGGAGTTCAACGCTCGCTTCGGCGACCCCGAGGCCGAGGCGGTGCTGCCGCTGCTGGACAGTGATCTGGCCGAGATCGCTCTGGCCTGCGTACGCGGTGAGCTGATCGCCCAACAGGTCCGCTTTCGTGAAGAGGCCAGCGCCGTGATCATCCTGGCCGCGCCGGGCTACCCCGCGACGCCTCAGACGGGCATTCCACTGACCCTGCCTGCCGTCAGCGAGGGCGAACACATCTTCCAGGCGGGCACGGCCCTGGACGCCGGGCAGCTCGTCTCCAGCGGGGGGCGGGTGCTGGCGGTGCAGGCCAGCGCACCGACGCTGGACGCCGCGCTGGGCCGGGCCTACCGGCTGGCCGACGCCGCACATTTTGCCGGGGCGCAGATGCGGCGCGACATCGGCGCGCGCATCGGAGCTAGGCCCGACAGCCCCCCCCAGGTGGTCTCCCCCGAAACAGCCGGTTGA
- a CDS encoding MBL fold metallo-hydrolase, protein MGPESTGELGAGANLIDLNFMGVPGSIASYVFDTGDGLALVDTGPSTTLPALEGGLQKLGAALSDVRHILLTHIHLDHAGAAGSLAQRLPRASVYVHERGAKHLTRPERLIASAGQIYGDQMGALWGEMLPIPAERLTVLRGGEHLAFSGLPGGVDVHYTPGHAVHHVSYHSGDDLYVGDVGGIRIALPQSPRPPTPPPDIDLAAWQRSIALLRALPARRLHLAHFGCYVQSASHWDGLLLNIATDAARVGTRLEAGEDLASITRTFSAELQADLDAEAPGLADKFVLVCPPWMSVQGLARSFQQQAEQPQTGQP, encoded by the coding sequence ATGGGACCTGAGAGTACCGGGGAGCTGGGCGCGGGCGCAAACCTGATCGATCTCAACTTCATGGGCGTGCCGGGCAGCATCGCCAGTTACGTCTTCGATACGGGCGACGGCCTGGCACTCGTTGATACTGGCCCCAGCACCACCCTCCCGGCGCTGGAAGGCGGCCTCCAGAAACTGGGGGCGGCCCTGAGCGACGTGCGCCACATCCTGCTGACCCACATCCACCTTGACCATGCAGGCGCGGCTGGCTCGCTCGCCCAGCGCCTGCCCAGGGCCAGCGTGTATGTTCACGAGCGCGGCGCGAAGCACCTGACCCGCCCCGAACGACTGATCGCCAGCGCTGGCCAGATCTACGGCGACCAGATGGGAGCGCTGTGGGGCGAAATGCTGCCGATTCCCGCCGAGCGGTTGACCGTGTTACGCGGCGGAGAGCACCTGGCTTTCAGCGGACTACCGGGCGGCGTGGACGTGCATTACACGCCGGGACACGCCGTCCACCACGTGTCCTACCACTCCGGAGACGACCTGTACGTGGGCGACGTGGGCGGCATTCGCATCGCCCTGCCGCAGAGTCCGCGCCCACCCACCCCGCCGCCGGATATCGATCTGGCCGCCTGGCAGCGCAGTATCGCTCTGCTGCGGGCCCTCCCGGCCCGCCGACTGCACCTGGCCCACTTCGGCTGCTACGTGCAGAGCGCTTCTCACTGGGACGGCCTGCTGCTCAACATCGCCACCGACGCGGCGCGGGTCGGCACCCGGCTCGAGGCGGGCGAGGACCTGGCGAGCATCACCCGCACCTTCAGCGCCGAGTTGCAGGCCGACCTCGACGCCGAAGCGCCGGGCCTGGCCGACAAATTCGTGCTGGTCTGTCCGCCGTGGATGAGCGTGCAGGGGCTGGCGCGGTCATTCCAGCAGCAGGCAGAGCAACCGCAAACAGGGCAGCCGTGA
- a CDS encoding RNHCP domain-containing protein has translation MTRRFTVSGTNTAFSCAHCGLKVLALSNGSVRNHCPGCLHSLHLDVFPGDRASDCGGLLEPVEIEQHPKKGWMIVHRCQKCGHLGRNKAALDDPQQPDDFAALLAVSARHRE, from the coding sequence ATGACCCGGCGCTTCACCGTCTCGGGCACCAACACGGCCTTCAGTTGTGCCCACTGCGGCCTGAAGGTGCTGGCGCTGAGCAACGGTTCTGTCAGAAACCACTGCCCCGGCTGCCTGCACAGCCTGCACCTGGACGTGTTTCCCGGTGACCGCGCCTCGGACTGCGGCGGCCTGCTGGAGCCAGTCGAGATCGAGCAGCACCCCAAGAAAGGCTGGATGATCGTTCACCGCTGCCAGAAGTGCGGCCATCTGGGGCGCAACAAGGCCGCCCTGGACGACCCCCAGCAGCCCGACGACTTCGCGGCCCTACTCGCGGTCTCGGCCCGACACCGCGAGTAG
- a CDS encoding Crp/Fnr family transcriptional regulator, with the protein MTLHTNFPQTPAPQGRPLHRGDTLYYAGDAAPSLYRLESGLLRAVRLTSQGRNLTVRHVRPGDIFGEEALHNLPRSHQIIALTDAVLTPLHLEHLGGNELWEVTRSLSAQLQRVMTDGVHIQDGELRERIARYLLNLAGSSLGGTHADGKRYVRATHELIAEGTGATRESVSKLIGEMRDDGLLTPAYRCLTLTNEAALKTESGLF; encoded by the coding sequence ATGACCCTGCACACGAACTTCCCGCAGACCCCCGCTCCCCAGGGCCGCCCACTCCACCGGGGCGATACCCTCTACTACGCCGGTGACGCCGCACCGAGCCTCTACCGACTAGAAAGCGGGCTGCTGCGGGCGGTGCGTTTGACCTCGCAGGGCCGCAACCTGACGGTGCGCCACGTCCGCCCCGGCGACATCTTCGGCGAGGAAGCGCTCCACAACCTGCCGCGCAGCCACCAAATCATCGCCCTGACCGACGCGGTGCTGACGCCACTGCATCTGGAGCACCTGGGCGGCAACGAGTTGTGGGAAGTCACGCGCAGCCTCAGCGCCCAGCTTCAGCGGGTCATGACCGACGGCGTGCACATTCAGGACGGCGAGTTGCGTGAGCGCATCGCCCGCTACCTGCTCAACTTGGCGGGCAGCAGCCTGGGCGGCACCCACGCCGACGGCAAGCGTTATGTGCGCGCCACCCACGAACTGATCGCCGAGGGCACGGGGGCCACCCGTGAGTCAGTCAGCAAACTGATCGGCGAGATGCGCGACGACGGCCTGCTGACCCCCGCCTACCGCTGCCTGACCTTGACCAACGAGGCGGCCCTCAAAACCGAGTCAGGGCTGTTCTGA